One window of Magallana gigas chromosome 2, xbMagGiga1.1, whole genome shotgun sequence genomic DNA carries:
- the LOC136272846 gene encoding uncharacterized protein — MITSTKNQTTITAPSLLDLTFSVDSFPPSNVTIFHETKRLTFLPHVIGQFSYNVSIESCLDQGNYRIEAVNDAGFDSFIFMPNLKCSPIVVRHSNVAHKEFRVGDLLHLTVIFMANPTAEVQWSFVPWNLNKSLEVQTQQIQTHKESTKLVLILSDTNKFGKYILELKNELGKISKEFNIQGPIVAATKTDPGTTVSSRDSDSDGDLSMSPTSWKGKTNALRETEMNTFLLQQDKLHEEVKKLRLEGDVLRLKRNYYVIKLQVLMKEHPDIIDEVFGED; from the exons ATGATTACATctacaaaaaatcaaacaacaatAACTGCGCCATCCCTGTTGGATTTGACCTTCAGTGTTGACAGTTTTCCTCCGTCCAATGTGACGATATTCCACGAAACAAAACGATTGACATTCCTACCACACGTGATTGGACAGttttcatataatgtatcaataGAGTCTTGTCTGGATCAGGGGAACTACAGAATAGAAGCCGTAAATGATGCTGGATttgatagttttatttttatgccGAATTTAAAAT gTTCACCTATTGTAGTAAGACATTCCAATGTGGCTCACAAAGAATTCAGAGTCGGCGATCTACTTCATTTGACAGTAATCTTCATGGCCAATCCAACAGCGGAAGTGCAATGGTCGTTTGTTCCCTGGAACCTAAATAAATCTCTGGAGGTTCAAACACAACAAATACAGACCCACAAAGAAAGTACAAAGCTCGTGTTGATTCTTTCAGATACAAACAAGTTTGGAAAATACATACtggaattaaaaaatgaattgggAAAGATAAGCAAGGAATTTAATATTCAAG GTCCAATAGTGGCAGCTACCAAGACAGACCCGGGGACCACAGTATCATCACGAGATTCTGACTCAGATGGAG ATCTCAGCATGTCACCTACATCGTGGAAAGGAAAGACAAACGCTTTACGTGAAACTGAAATGAACACATTCCTCTTACAACAAGACAAGCTTCATGAAGAAGTCAAGAAACTCCGACTAGAGGGTGATGTCTTGCGACTGAAAAGGAACTATTACGTCATTAAATTACAAGTTTTAATGAAAGAACATCCTGATATTATTGATGAAGTTTTTGGTGAAGATTGA